A stretch of Kyrpidia spormannii DNA encodes these proteins:
- a CDS encoding GAF domain-containing sensor histidine kinase: MREPSNHAEMAQILSEALERLQPWMEEGIEPLLQAAVDYARKLVRASFAGIIIVEPEDPFAIRYLKVSGWQSMPAEFPKGHGMYFVPAKTGHSLRVESISQHPLSMGVPSGHPPVEALLAIPLRHGGKPIGCMFFGKPPRAGAFTKNDEDIMNGFASLCAIAISWCDQKDENRFHIVAEERRRIAEELHDSLSQTLFAVSREIDRLERILPTVREKDEVQVRIARLRELTEQCQSELRTILFRLMDDEEKPNVTALTHLVQEFQRVSGISTRLITHGNFGRLSLSVRQAVLKIVAEALTNVYRHANSPVAVVHVLVEPDRATVAVQDAGIGISDEALRFMSYPTGHFGLYSMARSVADLHGTLDIFRNDDGGTTVRCTFPVDPEQGSISTGDLQGGGIIGGTHCCRGRP; encoded by the coding sequence ATGCGTGAACCTTCGAATCACGCTGAAATGGCACAGATTTTATCGGAAGCTTTGGAACGCCTGCAACCCTGGATGGAGGAGGGAATTGAACCGCTGCTGCAGGCCGCGGTTGACTATGCGCGAAAATTGGTGCGCGCCTCCTTCGCCGGGATTATCATCGTGGAACCCGAGGACCCGTTCGCCATCCGGTACTTGAAGGTTTCCGGCTGGCAATCGATGCCCGCCGAATTTCCAAAAGGGCACGGCATGTACTTTGTACCGGCAAAAACCGGCCACTCGCTGCGCGTGGAATCCATTTCCCAACATCCGCTATCCATGGGGGTGCCGTCGGGCCATCCGCCGGTCGAAGCGTTGCTGGCCATTCCGTTGAGGCACGGCGGGAAACCGATTGGCTGTATGTTTTTCGGCAAGCCGCCCAGGGCTGGAGCTTTTACCAAAAATGACGAAGACATTATGAACGGGTTTGCGTCATTGTGTGCGATTGCCATCTCATGGTGCGACCAAAAAGACGAGAACCGTTTTCACATTGTGGCGGAGGAACGGCGGCGAATTGCGGAGGAATTGCACGATTCGCTTTCGCAAACGTTGTTTGCGGTGTCCCGCGAGATTGACCGTCTGGAACGAATCCTGCCGACGGTGAGGGAGAAAGATGAAGTGCAGGTTCGGATCGCTCGTTTGCGCGAATTAACAGAACAATGCCAATCAGAATTGCGCACTATATTGTTCCGGCTCATGGATGATGAGGAAAAACCGAACGTGACCGCCTTGACGCATCTCGTGCAAGAATTCCAACGGGTGAGCGGGATTTCCACACGGCTGATTACGCACGGAAACTTCGGCCGGCTGAGTCTGTCCGTTCGGCAAGCCGTTCTTAAGATTGTCGCTGAAGCCTTGACCAATGTCTACCGCCATGCCAACAGTCCGGTCGCGGTCGTCCATGTTCTTGTGGAACCGGACCGGGCCACCGTCGCGGTGCAGGACGCGGGCATCGGCATCTCCGACGAGGCTCTTCGCTTCATGAGCTATCCCACCGGACATTTTGGGCTGTATTCGATGGCGCGGTCCGTGGCCGATCTCCATGGGACGCTGGATATCTTTCGCAATGACGACGGAGGAACCACCGTTCGCTGCACCTTTCCGGTCGACCCCGAGCAAGGGTCCATTTCCACAGGAGATTTACAAGGGGGTGGAATCATTGGCGGAACGCATTGTTGTCGTGGACGACCATGA